A single genomic interval of Helianthus annuus cultivar XRQ/B chromosome 13, HanXRQr2.0-SUNRISE, whole genome shotgun sequence harbors:
- the LOC110900762 gene encoding uncharacterized protein LOC110900762 — translation MAAVLPNVVTQIHQIYNNNNNKSAQCNFKTFNSAKLLKFSGSEGATALLQWFESIESTFRHVQCPNERKVDFASSVFQRRALTWWNGIMRDRGADVAMELMWEEFKDLMKKEFCPRSEIRALENEFYYLKQDSGENRSYTDRFEQLSLLCPIMVTPLDRAIEKYIDGLPDPVQDIVTGSQPAMLREAKELAVILTDSQVRKGKLFRQGDKKQDTESVTENLKRSKAESSKGSRKRKALKNFAIPAPAPLNSVHFKGFYRGKQPRCNLCNYHHASNSPYRQCTICGLFGYLAVTCRIQNRAAPPQTRPRACFNCGDLNNFKRNCPKLANANGRVFNINEAQANDQALMII, via the coding sequence ATGGCTGCTGTACTTCCGAATGTAGTAACCCAGATTCATCagatatacaacaacaataacaacaaaagCGCCCAGTGTAATTTCAAGACCTTTAATTCAGCCAAACTGCTAAAATTTTCTGGGTCTGAAGGAGCAACCGCACTCTTGCAATGGTTCGAAAGTATAGAAAGCACATtccgccatgttcagtgtcccaATGAGCGCAAGGTAGATTTCGCTTCGAGTGTCTTTCAAAGGAGAGCACTCActtggtggaatggtattatgagagaccgaggtgccgatgtagcaatggAACTGATGTGGGAAGAATTTAAGGAtcttatgaagaaagaattctGCCCACGAAGCGAAATTAGGGCACTTGAAAATGAGTTCTATTATTTAAAACAAGATAGTGGGGAAAACCGTTCCTACACTGACCGATTTGAACAGTTAAGCCTACTTTGCCCCATTATGGTCACACCTTTGGATCGGGCCATTGAGAAATACATCGATGGTTTACCTGACCCTGtccaagacattgtcactggcaGCCAACCTGCAATGCTTAGGGAGGCTAAGGAATTAGCTGTTATCTTGACTGACTCTCAGGTTAGAAAAGGTAAGTTATTTCGACAAGGAGACAAGAAACAAGACACCGAATCCGTTACCGAGAATTTGAAAAGATCAAAGGCCGAATCTTCTAAAGGTTCTAGGAAGCGCAAGGCTCTAAAGAATTTTGCAATTCCTGCACCTGCTCCACTGAACTCAGTACACTTTAAGGGATTTTATCGTGGGAAGCAACCTCGGTGCAATCTTTGCAATTATCATCACGCGTCAAATTCCCCTTATCGCCAGTGTACAATTTGTGGTTTATTTGGATATCTAGCTGTGACCTGTCGTATCCAGAACCGAGCAGCCCCTCCTCAGACTCGCCCAAgagcatgtttcaattgtggtgactTAAATAATTTCAAGCGAAACTGCCCCAAGCTTGCCAATGCTAATGGACGAGTATTCAACATCAACGAGGCTCAAGCTAATGATCAAGCGcttatgatcatttga